The Shewanella mangrovisoli genome has a window encoding:
- a CDS encoding mechanosensitive ion channel family protein, with the protein MDQEIRLEISGWLSSVGIDSQPSDSISTSIMLLACVLVAAIAYFIMRRGVIRAVNMVILRSKATWDDVFMRYKVLEKLAMLVPAIVLNLLVPITLTEHPVLSSLVDRLLSIWLVILMIRAIYAGLDAVNEISDVNLVSRRLPVKSFVQLIKLFLFFVGLIVSISVLADQSPVYFLSGLGVATGFVMLVFRDTILGFVAGIQLAANRMVSKGDWIQMDKYGADGAVEEVSLTTVKVRNWDKTITMIPAYALVSDAFRNWRGMSESGGRRIKRAVNIDINSIKFLSEEERNRLSKINCLKEYFPAKISEIQESNAKVSDLDMKVNGRHLTNVGTFRAYLQEYLQRHDKVHKDMTLMVRQLAPTTEGLPIEIYIFTNDTRWAFYEAIQADIFDHIFAVLPEFGLQAFQAPTGNDIRSLKSVKVEG; encoded by the coding sequence GTGGATCAAGAAATTCGCCTTGAAATCTCGGGCTGGTTATCGAGTGTCGGGATCGACAGCCAACCGTCCGACAGCATTTCAACGAGCATTATGCTGCTTGCCTGTGTGCTGGTGGCGGCCATTGCTTATTTTATTATGCGCCGTGGGGTGATCCGCGCGGTGAACATGGTGATCCTGCGTTCCAAGGCGACGTGGGACGATGTGTTTATGCGCTATAAAGTGCTCGAAAAGCTGGCGATGTTAGTCCCCGCGATAGTGCTCAACCTGCTAGTGCCCATTACCTTAACCGAGCACCCCGTGCTAAGCAGTTTAGTCGACCGTCTATTGAGTATTTGGTTGGTTATCCTGATGATCCGCGCCATTTACGCTGGGCTCGATGCGGTTAATGAGATTTCCGATGTCAATCTGGTCAGTCGCCGCTTGCCGGTAAAAAGCTTTGTGCAGCTGATTAAACTGTTCCTGTTCTTTGTTGGTCTGATCGTATCGATTTCCGTACTGGCGGATCAATCACCCGTGTACTTCCTCAGCGGTTTAGGTGTGGCAACGGGTTTTGTGATGTTAGTGTTCCGCGACACTATTTTAGGCTTTGTGGCGGGCATTCAGCTCGCCGCCAACCGCATGGTGAGCAAGGGCGACTGGATCCAAATGGACAAGTACGGCGCCGACGGTGCGGTGGAGGAAGTGTCCTTAACCACGGTCAAAGTGCGTAACTGGGATAAGACCATCACTATGATCCCCGCCTATGCCTTAGTATCGGATGCATTTCGTAACTGGCGCGGTATGTCGGAATCGGGTGGGCGCCGTATCAAGCGTGCGGTCAATATCGATATCAACAGCATTAAGTTTTTATCTGAGGAAGAGCGAAATCGCCTCAGTAAAATCAATTGCTTGAAAGAGTATTTCCCCGCCAAGATCAGCGAAATTCAAGAGTCGAATGCCAAAGTGTCGGATCTGGATATGAAGGTCAACGGCCGCCATCTGACCAACGTCGGCACTTTCCGCGCCTATTTGCAGGAGTACCTGCAACGCCACGATAAAGTGCACAAAGATATGACACTGATGGTGCGCCAACTGGCCCCCACGACCGAAGGTTTACCGATAGAGATTTATATCTTTACCAATGACACCCGTTGGGCTTTTTATGAGGCGATACAAGCGGATATCTTCGACCATATCTTTGCCGTATTGCCCGAGTTTGGTTTACAGGCCTTCCAAGCGCCGACGGGCAACGATATCCGCAGTCTAAAATCGGTGAAAGTCGAAGGTTAA
- a CDS encoding LysE family translocator, with translation MQTETWLLYLFAIVLIGISPGPIAMLSMSHGIHFGKKRSIATGLGSVSAALVLMAASAAGLGAIISASEYGFSLLKWCGAAYLVFLGIKLLLTKQQGQKLEVAKTEGKGTAKQLYKQAFLVGISNPKDLLFFAALFPQFIDLTAPQMPQLTILALTWALVDFSFVMLYASMANVLAPSLKASNKLHWFDRTSGGVFLTLAAILVSRD, from the coding sequence ATGCAGACCGAAACTTGGTTACTCTACCTTTTTGCGATTGTTTTGATTGGGATTTCCCCCGGGCCTATCGCCATGTTGTCTATGTCCCACGGCATTCATTTCGGCAAAAAACGCAGCATAGCCACGGGGCTTGGCAGTGTCAGCGCCGCACTGGTGCTGATGGCGGCTTCGGCAGCAGGATTAGGCGCGATAATCAGCGCCTCGGAATACGGCTTTAGCCTACTCAAATGGTGCGGCGCCGCCTATCTAGTGTTCTTAGGTATTAAGTTGCTGCTCACTAAGCAACAAGGGCAAAAGCTGGAAGTAGCGAAAACCGAAGGAAAAGGGACAGCTAAGCAACTCTATAAACAGGCATTTTTAGTGGGGATCAGCAATCCTAAAGACCTGCTGTTTTTTGCGGCGTTATTTCCACAATTTATCGATTTAACCGCACCACAAATGCCGCAACTGACGATTCTTGCCCTCACCTGGGCGCTGGTCGATTTTAGTTTTGTGATGCTGTACGCCTCGATGGCGAATGTGCTGGCCCCGAGCCTAAAGGCCAGCAACAAACTGCATTGGTTTGACCGTACCAGCGGCGGCGTGTTTCTCACCCTCGCCGCCATCTTAGTCAGTCGAGATTAA